In Hydrogenimonas thermophila, a single genomic region encodes these proteins:
- a CDS encoding hemerythrin domain-containing protein, with translation MEISNFMRDEHRMCDESFAKAEQAVNNGDFKEAFEHFEKFMIDTLKHFDKEEEILFPRFEEVTGNTEGPTKVMCYEHNQVRGLLEQLKDAIDKEDKERFFSVADTIMILLQQHNMKEEQMLYAMCDRVLAPQASELVEKMKAL, from the coding sequence GTGGAAATTTCAAATTTTATGCGTGATGAGCATCGTATGTGCGATGAGTCTTTTGCAAAAGCAGAACAGGCTGTAAATAATGGTGATTTTAAAGAAGCATTTGAGCATTTTGAAAAGTTTATGATAGATACACTAAAACACTTTGATAAAGAGGAAGAGATACTTTTTCCAAGATTTGAAGAAGTAACAGGCAATACTGAAGGTCCAACCAAGGTAATGTGTTATGAGCATAATCAGGTAAGAGGTCTTTTGGAGCAGTTAAAAGATGCAATTGATAAAGAGGATAAAGAGCGTTTCTTCTCTGTTGCAGATACTATTATGATTCTTTTACAACAGCATAATATGAAAGAGGAGCAGATGCTATATGCAATGTGTGATCGTGTGCTTGCACCACA